Proteins co-encoded in one Plasmodium coatneyi strain Hackeri chromosome 7, complete sequence genomic window:
- a CDS encoding Fumarate hydratase has translation MRNFTRIPLCRSPSGKCLRKSAHLAGKYPFRFNKAHIKTLHNFLDVLEFEEGKEDDTEYRRIDELSKYIEVVKIKDSPINESKYYGYNFENEDNFFHPNGELKKLPEQVRQNEEQIKEYIHVPPFVLTKLCEYAFKEILFFLNKKHLKQLSNILKDGESSKNDKYVAMTLIKNAVISAEQNLPGCQDTGTAIILGKKDEEILTTYEHKYLNLGVYNAYRNNNFRYSQLSPLSMFSEENTKNNLPCQIEIYSSVRGGKAPTVTTPPGVQASATFATSAPSTASTVSTTPTVCSPKYELIFIAKGGGSANKTFLFQQTKSILNEDKLYDFLLEKIKEIGTSACPPYHLAVVIGGLSAEMNLKVVKLASCRYLDNLKKKGGGYGKAFRDTKSEEIILQKAQALGIGAQFGGKYFVHDVRVIRLPRHSASCPIGIGVSCSADRQIKCVINKEGVFMEALEHEPIKYLPEITYKDLKQVGGVVTRTGGDDHPGGKETGGGLPGEELPGEDLSGEGGVPINLNQPMESILKCLSEHPVSTLLLLSGKLIVARDTAHKRIVDDFVMKGIPIPEYFKKFPIYYAGPAKTPDNYASGSFGPTTAGRMDAYAEVLMKNGASLISLAKGNRSSVVRNACKKYHGFYLGSIGGPGAILAKKNIKKVEVIDFAELGMEAVHLIDVVDFPAFIVIDDKGNDFYNKWIPQ, from the coding sequence ATGCGTAACTTTACGAGGATCCCGCTTTGCCGCTCCCCCTCTGGGAAATGCCTGAGGAAGAGTGCACACCTGGCCGGGAAGTACCCGTTCCGCTTTAACAAGGCCCACATAAAAACGCTGCACAACTTCCTAGACGTCCTAGAATTCGaagaggggaaagaagaCGATACGGAGTACAGACGAATCGATGAGCTAAGCAAATACATTGAAGTTGTCAAAATTAAGGACAGCCCAATTAACGAAAGTAAGTACTATGGATACAACTTCGAAAATgaagataatttttttcaccccaatggagaattgaaaaagttaCCTGAACAGGTTaggcaaaatgaagaacaaataaaagagTACATACATGTTCCCCCATTCGTTTTAACGAAATTATGCGAATATGCATTTaaagaaattttattttttttaaataaaaaacatttgAAGCAATTGAGTAATATATTGAAGGATGGGGAGTCCAGCAAGAACGACAAGTATGTTGCCATGactttaattaaaaatgccGTGATCAGTGCTGAGCAGAATTTGCCTGGATGCCAGGACACAGGGACGGCCATCATCCTGGGCAAAAAGGACGAGGAAATATTAACCACTTACGAGCACAAGTATTTGAACTTGGGCGTTTACAATGCGTATCGGAATAATAATTTTCGATACAGCCAGCTGTCTCCCCTGAGTATGTTCAGCgaggaaaatacaaaaaacaaCTTGCCGTGCCAGATTGAGATTTACAGCTCCGTGCGTGGGGGGAAGGCGCCCACTGTAACCACACCACCGGGGGTGCAGGCGTCTGCAACGTTTGCAACGTCTGCCCCGTCTACCGCGTCCACCGTTTCCACCACTCCCACTGTGTGCTCCCCCAAGTATGAACTGATCTTCATCGccaaggggggaggaagcgCAAACAAGACCTTCCTCTTCCAGCAAACCAAGAGCATCCTGAACGAAGACAAACTCTACGACTTTCTcctagaaaaaattaaagaaatagGAACGTCCGCATGCCCCCCATACCACTTGGCAGTAGTCATTGGAGGACTGTCTGCTGAAATGAATTTAAAAGTAGTTAAATTAGCATCGTGCAGGTACTTGGAtaatttgaagaagaaaggggggggatATGGAAAAGCATTCCGAGATACAAAGAGTGAGGAGATTATCTTGCAGAAGGCACAGGCACTAGGTATAGGTGCTCAGTTTGGGGGCAAGTACTTTGTGCATGACGTGAGAGTGATCCGTCTGCCAAGGCATTCTGCTTCCTGTCCTATTGGTATTGGCGTTTCTTGTTCAGCTGACAGGCAAATAAAGTGCGTCATTAATAAAGAGGGGGTATTCATGGAGGCACTGGAACATGAACCGATAAAGTACCTCCCTGAAATTACTTACAAGGATTTGAAGCAGGTCGGGGGGGTTGTCACGCGAACTGGGGGGGATGATCACccaggaggaaaggaaacaGGAGGAGGACTACCAGGGGAAGAACTACCCGGGGAAGACCTGTCAGGAGAGGGAGGCGTACCCATCAACCTTAATCAGCCCATGGAAAGCATCCTCAAATGTCTGTCCGAGCATCCAGTGTCGACGCTGCTACTCCTATCGGGCAAATTAATAGTCGCCAGGGACACAGCCCATAAAAGAATAGTGGACGACTTTGTCATGAAGGGAATACCCATCCCAGAGTACTTTAAAAAGTTTCCAATTTACTATGCAGGCCCTGCGAAAACGCCGGATAATTACGCCAGTGGATCTTTTGGACCCACCACAGCTGGCCGTATGGACGCCTATGCTGAAGTACTTATGAAGAATGGGGCTTCCCTAATTTCGCTAGCCAAAGGGAATAGGTCATCCGTTGTAAGGAACGCATGTAAGAAATATCATGGGTTTTATTTAGGTAGTATTGGTGGCCCTGGTGCCATTTTGGccaagaaaaatataaagaaagTGGAGGTGATTGACTTTGCGGAGCTCGGGATGGAGGCCGTGCACCTCATCGACGTGGTCGACTTCCCGGCCTTCATCGTCATAGACGACAAGGGAAACGATTTCTACAACAAGTGGATCCCCCAGTAA
- a CDS encoding Phosphatidylserine decarboxylase proenzyme, with protein MKKNGRNNNFFYLYKHKYLITGVTILSFILMFQYKYHEVLSLHNNNENVVQSSKLFWARLLFGRTRSRITGQILKMEIPNTYRLFIFNFLIKYMHINKEEIKYPIESYKSIGDFFSRYIKEEMRPIGDVSDYAIVSPCDSELVDYGELTSEYLENVKGVKFNVNTFLGSKFQKKYNDGSTKFFYAIFYLSPKKYHHFHAPFNFKYNIRRHISGELFPIFQGMFKFINNLFNINERVILSGEWKGGNIYYGAVSAYNVGNIKIINDEELVTNNLRHQLSYMGGDINTKIFDSYKSVEVGEEIGEFRMGSSIVVIFENKNDFTWNVNHNQIVSVGQRLGGVGEPIKEENRFIKIRS; from the coding sequence atgaagaagaatGGACGAAACAATAATTTCTTCTACTTGTATAAGCACAAGTACCTGATCACGGGGGTGACCATCCTGTCCTTCATCCTTATGTTTCAATACAAATACCATGAAGTGCTGAGCCTAcacaataataatgaaaatgtGGTACAGAGCAGCAAGCTCTTCTGGGCACGCCTCCTCTTTGGACGAACAAGGAGTCGCATCACAGGgcaaatattaaaaatggaaatccCAAATACCTACAGATTATTcatcttcaattttttaataaaatatatgcacataaacaaggaagaaataaaataccCCATAGAGTCCTACAAATCGATTGGTGACTTCTTCTCCCGCtacataaaggaggaaatgagACCCATTGGGGATGTTAGTGATTACGCCATAGTTAGTCCATGCGACAGTGAACTGGTAGATTACGGAGAGCTGACTTCAGAATATctggaaaatgtaaaaggagTGAAATTTAACGTAAATACATTTTTAGGATCCAAATTTCAGAAAAAGTATAATGATGGAAGTaccaaatttttttatgccattttttatttaagtCCAAAAAAATACCATCATTTTCATGCCCCTTTTAATTTCAAATATAATATTAGAAGACATATATCTGGAGAAttatttccaatttttcaaggcatgtttaaatttattaacaATCTGTTTAATATTAACGAGAGGGTAATTCTGTCTGGGGAGTGGAAAGGTGGAAATATATACTATGGAGCCGTTAGTGCATACAATGTAGGgaatattaaaataataaacgaTGAAGAATTGGTGACCAATAATTTGAGACATCAGTTAAGCTACATGGGGGGAGATATCAACACGAAAATTTTCGACTCGTATAAAAGTGTCGAAGTTGGAGAAGAAATTGGGGAATTCAGAATGGGCTCATCCATTGTTGTGAtctttgaaaataaaaacgactTCACTTGGAATGTCAACCATAATCAGATCGTCTCCGTGGGTCAGCGACTTGGCGGGGTCGGCGAGCCCATCAAGGAGGAAAACAGGTTCATCAAAATTAGGAGCTGA
- a CDS encoding Serine/threonine-protein phosphatase, producing MMRTRCLEKQIETLKKCQLLSEAEVKHLCEQAKLILVNQENIKHVNLPVVVCGDIHGQFHDLTELFHIGNEPPEVNYIFLGDYVDRGKYSVETFLLLLALKIKYPNEITLLRGNHESRQITEVYGFYDECIKKYGSINVWKYCTDLMDYLSIGAIIENNYFCIHGGLSPSFNQIEDLNKINRFQEIPRNGSLCDIMWSDPNDKDGWDKSPRGAGHLFGPDVVHKFCHLNDIEVIARAHQLVMEGYKWWFDKKLVTVWSAPNYCYRCGNIASIMEIDENETFEFKCFGPSAAENSASHLVKKYPPIYFS from the coding sequence ATGATGAGAACAAGGTGCCTGGAGAAGCAAATCGAGACGTTGAAAAAGTGCCAGCTATTATCAGAAGCGGAAGTGAAGCATCTGTGTGAGCAAGCTAAACTAATCCTCGTCAACcaagaaaatataaagcaCGTCAATCTTCCAGTAGTCGTTTGTGGAGACATACATGGACAATTCCATGACCTGACGGAGCTCTTTCACATAGGCAATGAACCACCAGAAGTGAATTACATTTTCCTGGGTGATTATGTAGACCGGGGTAAATACAGCGTAGaaaccttccttttgctACTAGCCCTGAAGATAAAGTACCCAAATGAAATTACCCTACTAAGGGGAAATCATGAAAGCAGACAAATTACCGAAGTGTATGGATTTTATGATGagtgcattaaaaaatatgggtCGATAAATGTATGGAAATACTGCACCGACTTGATGGATTATCTTTCCATCGGTGCAATCATTGAAAATAACTACTTCTGTATCCATGGGGGGttatctccttccttcaatcAAATTGAAGACCTGAACAAAATTAATCGTTTTCAGGAAATCCCCAGGAATGGCTCCCTATGTGATATTATGTGGTCAGACCCGAACGATAAAGACGGATGGGATAAAAGTCCAAGAGGTGCAGGACATTTATTTGGCCCAGACGTTGTTCATAAGTTTTGTCACCTAAACGACATTGAAGTCATTGCCAGGGCTCACCAGCTGGTCATGGAGGGGTACAAATGGTGGTTCGATAAAAAATTGGTCACCGTGTGGTCCGCGCCTAACTACTGCTACCGCTGCGGCAACATCGCCAGTATAATGGAAATAGACGAGAACGAGACCTTCGAGTTTAAGTGCTTCGGACCATCTGCCGCTGAGAACAGCGCTAGCCACTTGGTGAAGAAGTACCCCCCGATATACTTCTCCTGA
- a CDS encoding Cytochrome c oxidase subunit (PK9_2640w): MHLVKPARVFIRRDVGHFQRKFLLNASTMSKRRQIQNPFSCFANKVQKRNYLHFARTLPEDYELPLDTFPENINEVLKKDKKTLDFIQSYWYWKIRSESNLLNYEKLVKKSYKQLAVDMGMQIANPDNEHMLALLEFYEYLKSSPFVGPFGTIENPVIVPSVHTERVVCCTGGTGENEHVPLFFRCREGFLYRCGECDQIFMHVRVLYSLEDGNDPFPNDPDVDDVFDLNLIEENMSLYNDDQYVRWPTGNVTYRQMFLQGKWGNEKPNNVSYISSEK; this comes from the exons ATGCATTTGGTTAAGCCAGCAAGAGTGTTCATAAGGAGAGACGTGGGTCATTTCCAGCGGAAGTTCCTCCTTAACGCGAGCACCATGTCTAAGCGTAGGCAAATCCAGAACCCATTTTCATGTTTTGCCAATAAAGTGCAGAAAAGAAACTACCTCCACTTTGCTCGTACATTACCGGAAGATTATGAGCTGCCGTTAGATACCTTTCCAGAGAATATTAACGAAGTGTTAAAGAAGGATAAGAAGACACTTGACTTTATTCAGAGCTACTGGTACTGGAAGATTCGAAGTGAGAGCAATTTGCTAAACTATGAGAAGCTGGTGAAGAAGTCGTATAAGCAGTTGGCCGTGGATATGGGAATGCAG ATTGCCAACCCCGATAATGAGCACATGCTGGCCCTGTTGGAATTTTACGAATATTTGAAATCGTCGCCATTCGTGGGACCCTTCGGCACCATTGAAAACCCCGTCATTGTGCCCAGTGTGCACACAGAACGAGTCGTGTGCTGCACAGGGGGAACGGGGGAGAACGAGCACGTGCCCCTTTTCTTTCGATGCAGGGAAGGATTCTTATATCGCTGCGGAGAGTGTGATCAAATTTTTATGCACGTGCGTGTGTTGTACTCCCTGGAGGATGGAAACGATCCCTTTCCCAATGACCCCGATGTGGATGACGTATTTGACTTAAATTTAATTGAAGAGAACATGAGTCTGTACAACGACGACCAGTACGTACGGTGGCCCACGGGGAATGTAACCTACCGGCAGATGTTTCTCCAGGGCAAGTGGGGAAATGAGAAACCGAACAACGTTTCGTATATAAGTTCTGAGAAGTGA
- a CDS encoding Dynein light chain, producing the protein MNDTEKFEDEFDIELMEEIGKQTISQFLEKMHYNDEKTNFWVSQILDTTLKELSKLNKPFKYVATCTLMEKNGSPLTTSNVCLWNENSDGLCSVQMGNETLDCILCIYAIKT; encoded by the exons ATGAATGACACGGAGAAGTTTGAG GATGAATTCGACATTGAGCTGATGGAGGAGATAGGCAAACAA ACCATTTCGCAGTTCctggaaaaaatgcactaCAATGACGAGAAAACCAATTTCTGGGTATCTCAAATTCTGGACACAACCTTGAAGGAGTTGTCCAAACTGAACAAGCCGTTCAAATACGTTG cTACCTGCACTTTGATGGAGAAAAACGgatcacccctaacaacatcgaACGTTTGTCTGTGGAACGAAAACTCCGACG GTCTTTGCAGCGTCCAAATGGGAAACGAAACACTGGATTGTATCCTCTGCATATATGCCATAAAAACGTGA